One genomic region from Argentina anserina chromosome 2, drPotAnse1.1, whole genome shotgun sequence encodes:
- the LOC126782678 gene encoding L-ascorbate oxidase homolog, with the protein MGFTWHFVAIVLALALVTLVNGEDPYKFFEWNVTYGDIYPLGVKQRGILINGQFPGPEIYSVTNDNLIINVHNSLPEPFLLTWNGVQQRRNSYQDGVYGTTCPIPPGKNFTYTLQVKDQIGSFYYFPSLAFHKAAGGFGAIKILSRPRIPVPFPEPAADYSVLIGDWYTLDHKRLQAVLDYGHRLPNPHGLLINGRGGNDTWFTVEQGKTYRLRISNVGMQNSLNFRIQGHQMKLVEVEGTHTVQTSYESLDIHVGQSLSVLVTADQAPQDYYIVTSTRFTSKVLTSTAVLHYSNSGRQVSGPIPGGPTIQTGWSLSQARTIRTNLTASGPRPNPQGSYHYGLVPVSRTIRLSSSAAQVNGKQRYGVNGVSFIPADTPLKLADHFKIDGVFKVGSIQDNPTGLKSLYLDTAVMGADFRAFVEIVFENPENIVQSWHLDGYYFWVVGMDGGKWSPDSRKEYNLVDAVSRHTTQVYPKSWTAVYVALDNVGMWNVRSQFWTRQYLGQQFYLRVYSPVGSVRDEYPLPRNALLCGRAAGRTSR; encoded by the exons ATGGGTTTTACGTGGCATTTCGTTGCCATCGTTCTGGCTCTTGCTCTCGTCACACTTGTGAATGGTGAAGACCCTTATAAGTTTTTTGAGTGGAATGTGACCTATGGTGATATATACCCTCTCGGCGTCAAACAACGG ggGATTCTAATAAACGGACAATTTCCGGGGCCGGAAATATACTCCGTCACCAATGACAATCTCATTATTAACGTTCACAATAGCTTGCCAGAGCCTTTCCTTCTTACATG GAATGGAGTTCAACAGAGGAGAAATTCATACCAAGATGGAGTGTATGGGACAACATGCCCTATACCACCAGGCAAGAACTTTACCTACACACTCCAAGTGAAGGATCAAATTGGCAGTTTCTACTACTTCCCATCTCTCGCATTTCACAAGGCTGCTGGTGGCTTCGGTGCCATTAAGATCCTCAGCAGGCCTAGAATTCCAGTCCCATTCCCAGAACCAGCTGCTGACTACTCTGTTCTAATCGGAGATTGGTACACTCTTGATCACAAG AGACTACAAGCTGTTCTTGATTATGGTCATCGCCTTCCTAACCCACACGGTCTTTTGATCAATGGCCGCGGAGGCAATGATACATGGTTCACAGTTGAACAAG GCAAAACTTACAGGCTTAGGATATCAAATGTGGGTATGCAGAACTCACTCAACTTCCGGATCCAGGGTCACCAAATGAAGCTGGTTGAAGTTGAAGGAACTCACACTGTCCAGACCTCCTATGAATCGCTGGATATCCATGTTGGCCAATCACTCTCTGTGCTGGTCACAGCCGATCAGGCTCCTCAGGACTACTACATTGTCACCTCAACCCGTTTCACCTCCAAGGTCCTCACCTCCACCGCCGTCCTTCACTACAGCAACTCAGGGCGTCAAGTTTCCGGTCCCATTCCCGGCGGGCCTACTATCCAAACGGGCTGGTCTCTTAGCCAGGCTCGTACCATTAG GACTAATCTAACAGCCAGTGGACCTAGACCAAATCCACAAGGCTCATACCACTATGGTCTTGTACCTGTAAGCAGAACCATCAGACTATCTAGCTCAGCTGCTCAAGTAAATGGGAAGCAGAGATATGGAGTGAACGGTGTGTCGTTCATCCCTGCTGACACTCCACTGAAGCTTGCAGACCACTTCAAGATTGATGGAGTGTTCAAAGTTGGAAGCATTCAAGATAATCCCACTGGCCTAAAGAGCTTGTACCTTGACACTGCAGTTATGGGTGCTGACTTCAGAGCCTTTGTagagattgtgtttgagaacCCTGAGAATATTGTTCAGAGCTGGCACCTTGATGGATACTACTTCTGGGTTGTTGG AATGGATGGAGGAAAATGGTCACCAGATAGTAGAAAAGAGTACAATCTTGTAGATGCAGTTTCAAGACATACTACACAG GTGTATCCCAAGTCATGGACTGCAGTTTATGTAGCATTGGACAATGTAGGTATGTGGAACGTGAGGAGTCAGTTTTGGACTCGACAATACCTCGGACAACAGTTTTATCTACGAGTTTACTCACCGGTGGGGTCTGTTAGAGACGAGTACCCTCTTCCAAGGAATGCTCTTCTTTGTGGCAGAGCTGCTGGCAGAACAAGTAGATAG